The proteins below come from a single Nitrospiraceae bacterium genomic window:
- the rpoZ gene encoding DNA-directed RNA polymerase subunit omega: MDALSLLPQHHQKEFDSRYRIVLIAAQRAKQLVRGGEPYLASKFSKDTSRALEEVLNGQVPYLIGQEAKEAIKIAKRANERPIDPALYAQPDENAQEIKKELSVYIDDTAQHLGTVVEPEEA; this comes from the coding sequence ATGGATGCATTATCGTTATTACCCCAACATCACCAAAAAGAATTTGATTCGCGGTATCGGATTGTGCTGATTGCCGCCCAACGGGCCAAACAATTGGTTCGGGGTGGAGAGCCGTATCTAGCCAGTAAGTTTTCGAAAGACACCTCACGAGCCTTGGAAGAAGTGCTCAACGGACAGGTTCCATATTTAATCGGCCAGGAAGCCAAAGAGGCCATTAAAATTGCCAAACGGGCTAATGAACGTCCCATTGATCCGGCTCTTTACGCACAGCCGGATGAAAACGCCCAAGAGATCAAAAAAGAATTGAGTGTATATATTGATGACACGGCTCAACATCTTGGCACGGTGGTCGAACCTGAAGAAGCATAG
- the coaBC gene encoding bifunctional phosphopantothenoylcysteine decarboxylase/phosphopantothenate--cysteine ligase CoaBC, whose amino-acid sequence MQKMSTGLAGKRIILGVTGSIAAYKAVGLLRLLTQAGASVHVVMTDSATRFIAPLTFEVLSQNPVASDVFAGHQDMKHLSLTEQADLLVVAPCTANTLAKMALGLADNLLGTLSLTVQCPVMICPAMDGEMWAHPAVQAHAQTLRHRGIVLVEPEVGALASGEWGQGRLAAEETIMATAVDLLHRRTDWQAERVLISAGPTREPIDPVRFISNGSSGKMGFALAEAAAARGAEVVLVTGPVQLMAPKNVTVIPVVTAEDMLQALTARFEWATTLLMTAAVGDFRPKQAHAQKVKKDHWQGEGLDLERTPDILMALSAQRTHQRLIGFAAETDHLIEHGQAKLAGKHLDMLIVNHVGGEQSAFGNDTNEVYVLTPGAAPHHIPRMPKRQLADMLLDRIVSLPVQPFRKKTLSSPTP is encoded by the coding sequence ATGCAGAAGATGAGCACCGGGTTAGCAGGCAAGCGGATTATCCTGGGGGTGACGGGAAGTATTGCGGCCTATAAGGCGGTCGGGCTCTTGCGTCTGTTGACGCAAGCCGGTGCCAGCGTGCATGTGGTCATGACGGATTCAGCCACCCGGTTTATCGCCCCTCTGACATTTGAAGTGCTGTCGCAGAATCCGGTGGCGAGTGATGTCTTTGCCGGCCATCAGGACATGAAGCACTTGTCCTTAACGGAACAAGCCGATTTGTTGGTCGTGGCTCCCTGTACGGCCAATACGTTAGCCAAAATGGCTCTGGGGTTAGCCGACAATTTGCTCGGCACCCTTTCGCTTACTGTTCAATGTCCTGTCATGATTTGTCCGGCGATGGATGGCGAAATGTGGGCACATCCTGCGGTTCAAGCCCATGCGCAGACCCTCCGTCATCGAGGGATTGTCCTGGTCGAGCCGGAAGTCGGGGCCCTGGCCTCCGGAGAATGGGGACAGGGGCGTTTAGCTGCGGAGGAAACCATTATGGCGACCGCCGTTGACCTGTTGCATCGCCGAACAGATTGGCAGGCGGAGCGTGTCTTGATATCGGCAGGACCGACCCGGGAACCCATTGATCCTGTGCGATTTATCAGTAACGGGTCATCAGGAAAAATGGGATTTGCCTTGGCCGAGGCAGCCGCCGCACGTGGGGCGGAGGTTGTCTTAGTAACGGGGCCCGTCCAATTAATGGCTCCGAAGAACGTGACCGTGATTCCGGTGGTCACCGCCGAAGACATGTTACAGGCGCTCACGGCACGATTTGAATGGGCGACCACGCTCTTGATGACGGCGGCGGTAGGAGATTTCCGCCCCAAACAGGCGCATGCACAGAAAGTAAAAAAAGACCACTGGCAGGGCGAAGGATTGGATTTGGAACGAACGCCGGATATTTTAATGGCACTCTCTGCCCAGCGTACACATCAGCGCCTGATCGGCTTTGCGGCTGAAACAGATCATCTTATTGAGCATGGACAGGCCAAGCTTGCCGGCAAGCATCTGGATATGCTGATTGTGAATCACGTTGGCGGCGAGCAGTCTGCTTTTGGAAATGATACCAATGAGGTGTATGTGCTCACGCCGGGTGCTGCCCCCCATCACATCCCGCGAATGCCGAAACGGCAGCTTGCGGATATGCTTCTAGATCGTATCGTGTCCCTTCCGGTTCAGCCTTTCAGGAAAAAGACCCTGTCTTCACCGACCCCCTAG